The sequence TTCGAAGACAACAGTGCAGGATGGTAGCTTCCGGCTGAGCTTGAGCGCCAAAGAACTGTACCAGATTATTGTGCAGGCCAAAGGCTATGTCAATAGCGTCGAACAGATCGACTTCTCAGACCCACGCGTCGTGTCGCGAGTGGGTAAAACGGTCTATCTGACCAAATCCATCCCCACCAACTCGACGCCGGCAACGGCCAGTATCCCGCCTCCTGCCCGGCCCACTACCGAGGCGCCCGCCGTACCGACGCGTCCCAGAGCTACCTCGGCCACCGCCAGCCGACCGAGCCCTCCCAAACCCGTCACCGCCGCCTCGCCGGTTGGCACACCGCCCGCACCAGCCCTAACGGCATCGGTGCTTCCTGCCGAGATCGAGTCTATTTTCTTTACGCAAAGCACCGCCGAGGTCTTACCTGAATCGCGCGGGGCGATGGATAAGCTGGTGCAGTTTTTAAACCAGAACCCTACGCTCACTGTCGAGTTGGCGGGCCACACCGATAACCAGGGCGATTTCGATCAGAATGTCCTGCTATCGCGTCAGCGGGCCGAAACGGTGAAAACCTACGTGTTGAGCAAGGGTATTGCGGCCAGCCGGATACGTACCCGTGGCTACGGCGGCACGCGCCCGGCCAAAACCAACAACTACGAAGAAACCCGCCCTATGAACCGGCGCGTCGAAGTGACCATTGTAGGAGAGAAATGAGTTTAAACTTCAAACTTTAAACTCATTTCCTCCCCATCCAGAGGCCGGCGATGACGAGCAACGTACCCGCCAGCGTGTAGAGGGTGATGGGCTCGCCCGTAAACAGGGCCGAGTAGATAAAGCCAAATACGGGGCAAAGAAATAGCCACAGCGACGCCCGGACGGCATCGACCCGCACCAGCCCGAACCAGAGTTGCAGCGCCACCACCGAGACGGGCCCGATGAGCCAGCCGACCGATGCCCAGAAGCGTACGTCGAACTGCGACGTCGAGAGGTCAGTGGTGAGCAGGGTGATGGGTAGCAGCATGAACCCGGCAAGCAGCACCTGCCAGCCGTTGATTACCAGCGTCGGCAGCGCCCATTCGTAGCGGGCGTAATAAACAGTTGCGGCGGAGACCGAAATCATGCTTCCCAGCAAGATCAGCAGGCCGTCGACGGTGGCGTAGGCCTGCTCCAGCAGCGGAATCGTGGCCACCACCACGCCGAGCAGGCCCAGCAGCAGGCCCGCGCCTTCCTGCCAACGCAGGGGTCGCCGCAGCCAGATCGCCGACAGCAGCGTGATAAACAGCGGATTGGTGGCCGTAGAGAGACTACCGATTCCCGCCGATACCTGCTTCAAGGCCAGTACAAACAGCCCCAGATACAGGGCCGTATTGAGGAAGGAAAAGATCGTCAGCCGCCGCCATTCAATGCCCTTAGGCAGTGGATTGCCGCGCTGAATCCCGTACGCAAACAGCAGCATCCCACTCCCGGCAATCAGAAAGCGAACGGTGGCCAGCACCAGTGGCGCCACCGACTGCACCCCGAACTTCGTGGCTACCGACGCAGAGGCCCATAACATGGCAAATAAAAAACCGGGAATAAACTGGGCGGTGCGGCTGGGCTGAGACACAGTCAGGGAATTCAGTCGAAGAAATCAGTAGGTACGTCGGTAACTGCTCGCATAAGCGAATGAATGGACATACCGATCGTCAACGCGGTAAGTTGTTTTGGCGAAGCGCAAGAAGCCGATAATTTTCTTTCGCTTCATCGGTCCATACTACCGTGTAATCCATTGTTTCGACTCGTTGGCTACGGTATCGTGTGGGGTAAGGTGTGCCGTCTTGGCAGCAACTAATGCTTCTTCCAGCTGATTGAGAAGCGCGGGTGTTTCAGCAAACATGTTTGTGCGCTGCCCCACAAATGCACTCACAGTCAAGAGTAAATCCTGAATGTCATGTGGGTCGTCGAGACGGTCAATCTGCTGGTGCAGCAAGGTTTTCATATCAGTCATAGCGGTAGCGACGCGGTTCAACATAAAGATATTGAAAATGGCGACAGGCTGGCGCACGTGTAGAGATACAACGGTGGACCGTAGACCGTACAAGATGTTCCGTCTCTACACGTGCTGGATGGTTTCTAGAACCCGATTTTGCCTTTCCGGTTGCCTTTGGCGTTGTGTTCATTGGCCCAGTCGCGGAGTTCGGCGAGTTCTTTCTCGAACCCACCCGACAGAATCGGGAAGCGCATCCAGGTACGTGGGTCGAGGCTGTGGTCGTCGAGGTGGAAGCTGGGTGCGTAGCGCTCGCGTTTCCACTGGTTGCGGCTCCATAGCTTGAAGAAGCGTTCGATCCAGATAATCAGCTTCTCGCGATCGTATGGCTGAGTGCCATCCTGTCCATTGTAGCGGGCTTCGAGCCATTTCAGCACCGCGATAGGGGCTTGTTTGTCGCGAATGGCTACGTTCTCGATCTCGTTCAGCACGTCGTAGGGCATCAGGTCGTCTTCGTCGGTCTGGTTGCGGTCGAGGGGGCGCAGTTCAGCGGTGGGCTGTAGGGTGTTGACCCGATGCAGGCCCGCCAGTTTGATGCGGGCGTCGGGCGATGGCGTATTCACCACATTCAGGCCTTCTTCTTCAAGCCAACGCAGCCAACTGCGCAGAAACTGTTTGTCGATGCCCGTAATCGGCGAGATGCTGCCCGCCGTGTCGCCATCCATCGTGGCGTAGCCTACGGCCGCTTCCGAGCGGTTGGACGTGCTCAGCAGCAGCGCGTTTTTGATGTTGGCCAGCATCCAGACGCCCGGCGCCCGCACCCGCGCCTGAATGTTTTGCAGGGCCAGATCGTCGGTGTCCCACGATAGCGCGCGGCCCAACTGCTCCTCGATCAGGCCCCGGTACGTACCCACAAGCCCGTCGATGTTGATGTTCATAAACGTAGCGCCCAGGCTCTCCGCTAGTTCTTTCGCCGACAGGTACGTATCGTCCGACGAGTTTTGCGTGCCCTGATAGATGGTCGTCAGTAGTTTACCCACCATCGCCTCGGCCGAGTCGCAATCCTGAATGGCTTTCAGGTTATTGAGTTTGCGCTTCACGCCATCCAGCCCGATGTTTTCCACGGCCATGCGCACCATCAGGTACACCGTAGCGGCAATCGCCGACGAATCGGCCCCGCCCGAGAGGCTCAGCACGTACCCCTGCGACCGGCTTTTGCGCAGGTAGTCGAACAGGCCGAGGGCGACGGCGCGGGCAAATTCTTCTTCCTTGATGCTGCCGAAGCGCTCCCAGGGCTCCAGTTCGGCTTTCTGAACGACCGGTGCGGTATCGGGCCAGTTAAAGCGGTCGGTGACGCGCAGATTGGGCAAGGCAAAGGCCAGATTCCCCCGATTCTGCGTCTGGTTGAGCCGCGTCAGGTCTACGTCGATCACCGCCGACACGATATGCATGTCTTCATAGCTGAGGCGCGGCCCTGACACCAGTAGTTCGCCATTCGACGCCACCATGGCATCGCCATCGTAGATAGCCCGTCCGGCTTCGTTGCCCAGCAGATTGGTATACACGTAGCTAACGCCAAATGACCGCGATGCATCGACCACCAGGCGCTCGCGGGTAACCGATTTGCCAAACGCGAAGTGGCTCGCCGACGGATTCAAGATGATATCGACGCCCCGTTCATACAGCGCCCGCCCCGGCCGGTTGGCAATCCAGGCGTCTTCACAGATTTCGAAGCCGATTCGAATGCCAGACA comes from Fibrella aestuarina BUZ 2 and encodes:
- a CDS encoding OmpA family protein; the protein is MSPVFGQIEKASLEGLVLDGATRQPIVGAKVEAFSMAGKVASSKTTVQDGSFRLSLSAKELYQIIVQAKGYVNSVEQIDFSDPRVVSRVGKTVYLTKSIPTNSTPATASIPPPARPTTEAPAVPTRPRATSATASRPSPPKPVTAASPVGTPPAPALTASVLPAEIESIFFTQSTAEVLPESRGAMDKLVQFLNQNPTLTVELAGHTDNQGDFDQNVLLSRQRAETVKTYVLSKGIAASRIRTRGYGGTRPAKTNNYEETRPMNRRVEVTIVGEK
- a CDS encoding DMT family transporter, giving the protein MLWASASVATKFGVQSVAPLVLATVRFLIAGSGMLLFAYGIQRGNPLPKGIEWRRLTIFSFLNTALYLGLFVLALKQVSAGIGSLSTATNPLFITLLSAIWLRRPLRWQEGAGLLLGLLGVVVATIPLLEQAYATVDGLLILLGSMISVSAATVYYARYEWALPTLVINGWQVLLAGFMLLPITLLTTDLSTSQFDVRFWASVGWLIGPVSVVALQLWFGLVRVDAVRASLWLFLCPVFGFIYSALFTGEPITLYTLAGTLLVIAGLWMGRK
- the nadE gene encoding NAD(+) synthase; the protein is MNLLKVAAGVLNQTPLAWDHNRQNIIDAIEAARQQGVSLLCLPELCISGYNCEDMFYAQNTIDQSIASLLDIVGYTADIAVSVGLPMRHNNRTFNVACFMVNKRILGFVAKQYLPGNGIHYEPRWFQPWTVGVRDETHIGEFSYPFGDLVFDLSGIRIGFEICEDAWIANRPGRALYERGVDIILNPSASHFAFGKSVTRERLVVDASRSFGVSYVYTNLLGNEAGRAIYDGDAMVASNGELLVSGPRLSYEDMHIVSAVIDVDLTRLNQTQNRGNLAFALPNLRVTDRFNWPDTAPVVQKAELEPWERFGSIKEEEFARAVALGLFDYLRKSRSQGYVLSLSGGADSSAIAATVYLMVRMAVENIGLDGVKRKLNNLKAIQDCDSAEAMVGKLLTTIYQGTQNSSDDTYLSAKELAESLGATFMNINIDGLVGTYRGLIEEQLGRALSWDTDDLALQNIQARVRAPGVWMLANIKNALLLSTSNRSEAAVGYATMDGDTAGSISPITGIDKQFLRSWLRWLEEEGLNVVNTPSPDARIKLAGLHRVNTLQPTAELRPLDRNQTDEDDLMPYDVLNEIENVAIRDKQAPIAVLKWLEARYNGQDGTQPYDREKLIIWIERFFKLWSRNQWKRERYAPSFHLDDHSLDPRTWMRFPILSGGFEKELAELRDWANEHNAKGNRKGKIGF